CGAAGTGGGTCGGATTAAGCTTTCTAAGTGCTTGTCCACTCGTTTTGTTGGTCCAGAGGAATGAAATATTGAGTTCATCAACAATAACAACACGCGTATCACAGTACGAGATGATCGAAGTGTGAGGACTCGTCGTAGAGGCAGCTCACTCTTGAAATTAATGTCCATTTGTAGCCCCAGTTGCAGTCACCATCCATCTTATTATTCCACTGCCCAACATTAGAAGCCAAAGAAATAAATCAGGAGTTGCACCACATTGTTTGGTTGACTTGTTGTAAGCCCACAATCAATGCTCACAAGAGAGAGTGTCGACATGAAGTTATTTAACCCCATGATCCAATCAATGTGTTGTCGTATTCATCTGCTCGTTACCTGACTGTCATGTCACCAGAAAACAATAGAAAGCCAATCGATGGATACACCACATCAATCATCAAGAAAAGATCAGCTATAAAaagtgaatattttaaatatttttattataaaaaatacttTTGACTGTAAGTGATTTAGTTAAGAAAAGTATCATCATAGAAAATGAACATAAGCATAATTATCGAGGATAAACTTTATTTTTATCTCAAAAAGTCTAATTTAAATATCGAAAGGGTAACCGTAAAAAAGGTACCATGAGTTTTTGACTAAGTTACGAGCTTCTTACATGTCGATATCGAACCTCCTTAAAATAAATTCAAACTGATTAATTCACTCGAGGATGACTACCAACAACAAACAATATCGAcatcaatatttattttagatataCAAATTTTCAATCTAGTAAATGGATTCAACATTATTTATTTAGTAATATTAAGATATGTAGAATATGAAAGTAGCTAAGAAGCTAGTGAGTTGGCGAGCTCAACTAGCACTAACCTAATTtatgttttacataattttaaataCTATAATACTAACAGAAAAACAAGTATCAATATCATGTTTAAATTTGATATCTCttaatatgataataaaaaatggATATAAAATGGACCGATTTAACTACTCAGGTATTAtttctttgattattattattattatattgttgATCATAACGTGCGTCGATCACACGTCAACAAGCTTGACATgaacattaaacatgggtgggttTTATGAGATGAGAATTgaacccctcctcctcctcctcctcactgGAAAGTGATGATTCACCATCCAAAGCCAAAAAGCCTGTGTCTTTAGAATGTGAAAAGATTGTGATCACAAGACTTTTATCATTTGATAGCGATTCGAAACTGACACAATAAATCTAATCGATCTTAAACCTTTAAAATACAAATATATTATTAAGGATAATATTAATAGTCATCGTGTAAGAAAAGGGTGAATGAATCCCAATGCATATGCTTTTAAGTCTTTACAATGTGAACATAATAAGGTTGAAAAGGCAAATTACCAATGAAGGTCTCATGCCATCATTTTGTTCATGGAAAAATGACTTTGACTAATACAGTAAGAATATCCTTGATAGTATTCCAATTTTAATTCAGAAATCCTTAGTCAacgaaaaaaaaaggagatttaATCTTTGGCTTTTCctgatttttttttgtcttttccaATGAGTGTCccacctttcctttcctttcctttgatTGTATTCACAAAATGGATTATTTCATAGGGTAAAACaatctattatttattttttacagtATTTTTTGAATAAGGTTACAATATTTTTTACctctataaaaatattataatcctatTAACAAACAATATTATAATTGACATAAAAATGAGCTTTTCTATATGTTTTTGTTtctaacctaacaataattttttatttgcaaCTAACTGAGGTTATTACAGTTAATAAGTTTTTTTAATTGCATTAAAGATACTATAATCATATTCAAATAATGCAAAAGGTTAGGAACTTTTTGTTTCTTTGTGTCTATCTTGTCAAGTGTATTTTGGAAATATAAAAATGTTAAGATGAGAAGATTTTCTTGATAAATTATCCAACAACATATTTAAGGTAAATCAGAATAACATAGAAAACTTAATGTAGAAATAAAAAGAAACTGCTTAATACAGTTAAGAGGATAAAGAAGACAATTAAGGAGAGGCACTGAAGTGGTCAACAAAGTTGTGCATTGCAAATTGTGTGTTTCCAATATCATGTGGTTTACCAAAGCTGTGAGATCTGCAACCTCTGCTGGTCCTCCTACAATGGGGCCTCCAGAGGAATGGAAGTGATGTAGAAAGAGCATGGAGGTGAAGCAGATGAGGCAGTGGCCTTTAAATGCCCCCAACAGCCTCTTGTCTGATGGCCGCCCTCCCTGCCAGGGACTGACCCTCAAGTCGCTGGTGGCCACAGTTGTGAGAATATGGTGCATGGTTGACTTGCATGGAGCAATCCAAAGTTTCTTGGGCGGTCCTCAACTGGAGACTATGCACAAGGCAACAACATATTGTTCTTTGGCACTAATTGGTGCGCGTCATCACTTATTGACTCCACCTTCTCAGCTCAAACATGGAAGTCAGATGACTGATGTTGTCAGAGTGTTCAAAGATCAACAAAGAGAAGAAGGTAATGTTGCCTGGAAGGATCACACAAAACTCAAGCTACTACTCTTCAAAATTCAGATGAAATAAAGCTTGCAAGATCTCAGTTTCTAGTTTGTTGCATTGCCAAAATGTCGGTGAAATGTGAGATGGAAACAGCAGGGAAGAAGACCATGCCCAAAGTCAGCATCGCCAGTTGCAGCAAAGCAGCAGGGGGGATGCACCTGCAGAGCATGATCCACCCACATCTGAATGTACCATATCATCACCATCTTCCCTCCTTTATTAGGTGCCACAGCCATACCCAACTCACACCATTAATGCTCCATCCATCACCCATCGAGGAATCAGACAAAACAAGAAGCAGCACAGCCATAACACCCTGCCATGGGAAAGACTAATGAGCGACTTGATATATAGGACGCAAGCGACTCCTCCTTGCATGTATTCCTACAGCTCCTTCATTGTCTTCATCTCTCTACTCGTCGGGGCGTATGGCGACAAGCTCCATAGAAGAGGCATGCGAGGAAACCAGGGAGTGGCCGCCGGTGGCTTCTAAGAGCTTGCAGCGAGTGGGGAGCGGGGGGAGCGAGGTCATCGACCCGGAGGGCTGCGTCGAGGTCGAGTTCCGAAAGCTGCCGTCGTCCAAGTATAAGGGCGTCGTCTCCCAGCCCAACGGCCGGTGGGGGGCGCAGATCTACGAGAAGCACCAGCGCATCTGGCTCGGCACCTTCAATGAGGAAGCCCAGGCCGCGCGCGCCTATGACGTCGCTGTGCAGCGGTTTCGCGGCCGCGACGCCGTCACCAACTTCAAACCGCTGAACGACGCCGACGACGAGGACGCGGCGGAGCTCTTCTTCCTCGATTCGCATACGAAACACGAGATCGTCGACATGCTTCGGAAGCGCACCTACCATAACGAGCTACAACAAAGCAAACGATCGATCGGTGCAGATAATAAGAAGGGGATTGCTGGTCGCAGCAACGCGGCCGTGGCAGGCGCCACGGACCCGCTTGCTGGGGCACAGAGGCAACATCTCTTCGACAAGGCCGTGACGCCGAGCGACGTCGGCAAGCTCAACCGGCTAGTGATCCCGAAGCAGAACGCCGAGAAGTACTTTCCGCCGCAGAACACAGGCGGCGCCGCCAGCAAGGGCGTGCTGCTCAGCTTCGAGGACGGCTGCGGCAAGGAGTGGCGCTTCCGGTACTCGTACTGGAACAGCAGTCATAGCTACGTGCTAACGAGAGGTTGGAGCCGGTTTGTCAAGGAGAAACGTCTCGAGGCCGGCGACGTCGTCACCTTCCAGCGGTCGACCGGCACCGACAAGCAGCTGTTCATCGACGCCAAGGCGCGATCCGGCGTTCAGGTTCTTAGGCTCTTCGGCGTCAACATCGTCAGAGGCCCGACGGCGGCCATCGGCGAGGGCGGAGTGGATGATAATGCTGTCTTTTGCGCAACGGGGAAGAAGAACAGAGATCATATTACGGAGTTGGTATCATCACAAGGGATGTTTAAGAAGCAACGCACAGAAGCTTTGTAATATTTCCAGTACTAAGAATGAGACTGAAACTTTAGTCGAAGACAATATGTGTGGCTGAAACTTTGTGCCCATTACATGCTAAACATGACATTGACGGAAACTTTATTGACCTCGTGGTGGGTGTAAACTTTGTTGGCTCTCATATCATATTAGTTTTTCTATATCATTGGTGCAACATGCAACATGCAACATACAGTACTTTTGGATTGATGGAAGAGCACCTATTTATATTGattaaaaagataaaagataTTTTTTCTACTAATAAATCTTTCAacctcatttatttatttaaatataaatttttatattttattttatctaattctaactatttaaattaattttaattcaaATGATTGTAACTCGAAGTtgtcattaaataaaataaaatctttctTTTGTCAAAACTTTTGTCATTAAATAAAATACAGTAATCTATTTGAACTTCTCCTTTATCAATTAGTTACATATGTTTACAAGTCTTGACGATCTTCACAGGATTGGAAGTTTTAGTAAATTTTTGAAGGGTTTGAGTCAATCTTAGTGTCACCAAACTCTTCTTTGGCTGAATAAGTATCAAGTTTATCATTCACATTACTTGCAGATGAAAGATtattatcaaatgcagtttcagaaTCATTTTAAGTGCGAAGATGTATCTATAGGTCTCTTAGGTTTAACTAGCTGATATCATACTTTCCTGTAGTTCACGATCGACATCAATGAATCATTGGAGCCGCTAAGAAGTTTGATGTTCGCTTGGTCATAATTGTTAGATTTGACTTCCCAACTATTTCCTATTCCATCATTTTGTTTTAACATCATCGTAACTTCATCCGTGATCTCAGAAGACTTTGCTAAGGTAGAAGATGGACATGCTTTAGAAATAGTGAAATCTACATCGTTTTCCTTATTTGTTTCCCTTGCATGCGTCTCATTAGTAATAGTTTTTCAATTaccataatttttatgatttataaaaattatatagattcataaaaattcaaatgatcataatttttatgttATAATGTTGATTCATCGGTAGCAATAACagtgaaaatttttaaaaataataatggaaatattttaatttttttatcaaaaaattaaaaaataataagaaaaatactttatttttttaaatttgctaTCAATTTATCAATTCTCTTACCATAAAtcagatattttttattattaaaaaaatacaatATCCTTTTCCCATCAATTATCTTATAccaatgagattttattttaaatcaagAATAAACATCAcatcatcaatatttttttacCAGATTTGATGTTCACAGCAAATGTTCCTTTTCCTTCTTGAACCTTACTGTCATTTTTCATCTGCACCATAGATTTGATTGAATCATTAAATTTTTGAACCCTTGCCATATGATTATTGAAGTTACTATCTAAAAACCAAAAAGATCTAAAATATTCTTTATAAGATGCTATAAAGAGAATATTTTCTTTGTCATTTACTCCACtattatttttctcatgataatttgtttgatttttattcCAATAATCTTTTTCAAGATTATCATATTTTTAACATTAAAAACAGAGAGgaacatttagatttttatttttatactaacAATCTTTTTTAATATGTctaatttttttgtaaaaaaacatTGATGGGtttctttgttattttcattTGATTGGCTTCATCCTCTGCTATTTTGATTTCTCCCTTGAGATAtagtttctaaaattttcttttggccATTCTTTTAATCTATCTTCATTTGTAGAGTATGTTATAAGATTTCATTCCAAGATTTATTCACTTTTTATTCACGAACTAAAAAGGAGTCCATTAATTCATTAATAAATAATGTACTTGTATCTTTAACTTCTTCTGTAAtagtagaaatcatatcaaatttcagAAATAAACTCTATAAAACTTGTTCTACTATAGTTTGATCTTTTAGATTTTCAGATCTCATATGATTCATAATAGAAGAGACTTTTGAGAATAAATCAGTGGTAGATTCAGAATCTTTCATCATACGAGTTTCAAATTTATATCGAAGAATTTGAAGCTTTAAAATTTTTACCTTCTCTTTGCCTCCaaacatattttttaatattttttaggctCGATGTCATCATAAGTTGAGAAAATAGGAACTCATCTAATGCTTCTTGTAGCATATAAAGGGCTCTTGTCTCTTTGTTCTTTAGTAATGTTCGGATCTTGTATATCATACTTAACAAAATCATTCTCTATTAAATTTCATAATTCTTTTAAAATAAATAGAGTTTTCATCTTAATAgatcaaaattgataattatcacCTTTGAAGATCAGAACAAGTAAATTAGAAACACTATTCCAATGcatatcatattttttttccttttctagaTATATTCGTATTGATCTTCCTCAAATTAGGATTTGATACCATATTGTTAGTTTTGAGAagagaaaactattttcaatctaCAATACTTTTGGTTTGATCAAAAAGCACCCATTTATATGACTAAAAGATAgagtataattttttttcaataataaaaaatatatcaaatcctAATAAATCTTTCACTCTCATCgatttatttaaatctaatttttatcttttattttatttaattctaattatttgaattaatcttaacaTCATTTACAAGAATGAATATTTTCTCCATGCAAAAAAAGAAACAGATTTAGAATGAATTGAACTTAAAAGAAGGTAGCAATCAATTAATGAGAAGGTGTATGTGAGGTATATAGAACATGTGAAACGAATACATATGGGTATACAAGTATCTTAAGAACCACGCCGTTTCAGCAACATTTTCCTCTGAGCTAAAGAGAGAACActccaagaggaggaagaaaagaattGGAAGAAACAATTCTTATCAGTGTGAGGAGGAGTGTGACTACTGCAGCCAATTATTCTCTTGGGTTCCTTCCCTCGGAATGCTTGTCTGTTTGCTGATAACTTCGGTCCAGGATCATCAATGGCGAGGGCAGGGGTGAAACGTGAGCATACCTTCCGGTTTCCGACACACCGATGACCGGAGCGGCGTGTGCTGCTGCATCTGTAGAGGTCAAGATGGCGCAATCCGGCGTCGGAATCCATATACCTCGAACCACCACAAACTGGATGTTGCTGCTTGTGCTGATCTCCGCCACCGGGCTACTTCTTCTTGCATGAAGCCGGTATTTCTGAAATAGATTGTGTATTCCATGTTTTAATCATAAGAAAACCAAATGATAGACCACTTTTAACCAATACTTTGTAGAGATGAACATAGATTACAAGATACCATAATGCAAAAGAAATTGAACAACTATGAGATGAATCCATTTGGATTAATGATGAGATAGAAAGAGAGTATTCATTCCAGGCTCTAAGTACCTTTTTAGTTATCCATAAAAATattgatatgatgatgatgatgatgatgatgatgatgatgatgtaataCATACTTACCAAATATATCAGACATATTTTTGAAGGTGGTGTGTAATttgattattaaatattttattatattattacaaAGTCTTGAGATTAAAATCCACCTTCACTatttatcttttgcaaaacaaattataatttttaGGGTTAATGTGAAAGAGAAAGTGGCCTCTCTCATGCCATATCTTCTCATTTTGGCCTCACTTCTTTCCTCCGACCACATCACTATCGACTTCCTCATCTCCTTCCCAATATCAATTTCTTTCATCCTCGTCTCACATATTTTCTCTTCACCAAAATGAACATAAAGGGAATGAACCAAATAttataacagataaaaaaaataaatttaaaatatgatatgcTCCTTGGGTGGAACTAAAAGGGAATGACATTTTGgtgtttaataaaataaattcattttcATCTCTAGGAAGTTCATATGCATTATTATTTAAGTCATGACAACTATGTTggttaaaatatttcttttatatcattaaataatttattttattttagattacTATAATTAATTTTTAGATATTATCAGGtgttatttaatatggataaaagttcatatttgcaatgttagtcgatattatcatttttatcatactCTAAacaattgaaattttattttcatccatctaagattattatttttaaatgctttcaataaatttgattttattacatataattttaaattattttatttaaaaaaaaaattaattaaacatACCAACCTGTTGACCGACTAGTCCAACCGATGACCTAATTGACTTAGACTTCCTCTAGTTTGTTTCTATATTAGATAAAGCAATTTAATTACTGAGTAGGCAACCTTTCCTAATAGTCCATTTGCAAATGATCACTTTAATTACTAAAGCCAAGCTGATAACAATTCCTCCATGCATCATGATCAATTATAGATGTTGATAGTTTTGAGTCTAGCAGTTGGATTATGTTCATGGTTCTAAATTGCATAGCTTTTGTACTTACAAATTCTTAAATGCCCTTCTCAGGTAAACTTATTTCTTATTTAAGGATATCAAATTTAAATGGAGTCCCCTTTTTCCATGTTTTTGTAAAGTAGCTTTTAGGTTTCTGTACTCAATCAAAGCTTCTCAGAAAATTTTCTGTTGCTTATTTCTTCTCCTCTACTGTCAACTTCTGGCATCTCCACAACAGTCATCATTTTATTTCACTTAATTGTTCCATTTTTGTTTTGAGTTATATATTGCCATCTGAAACTATCCAAAAATACTTTGAAATAAGTTCTCATCCTTTGTCCTATCATAATATAATTATTGTCAGAATGTTGAGTTAAGCTTATATTTAGACATGGAATTGGTTTTAAAAGCTCTAGTAAATTAGGAGTCTTATAAATTGTATAAATATGGCTTTTGAGTTTGAAAAATATCGATGAAAGAAAatcaagagtttttgtcctctttattatttttttataaattactgAAGCATATTATGTCgaaatattaaatcaaattttataattagatagGATCTTAGTTAAGATAAAAATCTTTAGATAAAGCTAAAAGATTTATAAGCCTACTGTAATGTTTTAGAGATATAATAGGTGGTTATGATTAATGAAAGTTTTTAGTTTTGAGGTGTCTCTCTATTCTTCTCCTCTATTATCATTTCTTTATGAGATCTCGATAAGTTTGAGAATAATTTAGAGTTTATAAAACATTAAAAGCAAATTatgaaaaagagagagaatatGTACCATTATGGCACTAATAAGATGCATAATTCATGAATTAAGGGAATAACCTTTGATTGGACAAATTTATACATTGATTAACCAGGATAAGTTCTACCAAAAGCTTCTATTGCAAATCATCATCAGATAGATCATGTTCAATCACATATTTTGAGCCAAATGTTTCTGAATCTTAATCTCCCTCAACTTTCATTTATAGTTAACAAAATTTGATatttgaacaattggaatgataatTCTTGTGTGACATAGTCATTATCCCTTGACAAATGCACCCATAGCAAAAAGTATTTAGATCACCTTGTAGTGATAAATCTCATATTTCATCAACATTATCTTTGACTGAATTCTATGAATTCAGCCTTGAATTGCATTTAATTTGATAACATAAAATAATGAGAATGCTACTTGTTATTTATCTCACTGAAACTTTTGTCTTATCATTAACTTGTAATATGCTTCTTCTTAATTCTAGGTTTTTTCTAATTTTGTTGCCCTAATAATCCTGCAACACAAGAAAGACATCTTCTTCCATGAACTCGAGAGTtatccttttctcctttttttttcactAGAGATAAATAggcaattgaaaaaaaaaatcatattgttTATCCACCTTTAATTAGTGAGTATGACTTTGGACACAGATATTAAATTAATACTAATTTTTTTGTAAACATATTGTTGTAAAAGGATATGGAAATGAGTGGGAAATATACATAATAAGCATCTAAATAAGACATAAAAATGATTTGGGTGTGAATATAATACAAAACAGATGTAACATGAAATAATTAAGAAATCGACTCGAGTATATGTaactatatatatttctttaataGGAAAGTTCAAAGCAAATGTGAAATTACaaggataagaaaagaaaattttgttaatTACTGAGCACCTTTTCTTGATGATTAGAGCAAGATAGAAGACTAAAcccacatatcttgatgtttggtaACCAAACAAGAACAAGAAATTTTCATATCCATCTCCATATCTGAAAAATATGTTAGATATCTAGCTAGCTACACTGTTCCTGATGTGTGGCTAACACTATTCATGTAATTTAGCAAACTTCAAACTAATACAATGATGTGTGATGAACCCTATTCATGTAATCATATCTTGAATACTTAATACAGAAAGGGATTTGGAAATGTATCAATCATCCTGTGTATTTTCACTCATAGACACTGTCAGCTAGTAGTTTGAATACTTAATGCAGAAGGTGAATCATCATGGTTCCAAGAGTACCCCATCTTTGTTCCAAGAGGAAGGGTGAACAAGATCTAGTGCTTGTAGCTCAACATTTATTTACCCTACTGACAATAAACTATTAGTTTAAATAATAGTTCCTGGTAATGAGATTATGTACCAAGCAAACTGAGTtttgacataaataaataaatatatatatatatagcctagACCAACAAGTACAAGCAACTACTGTACTAGTCACTTGTTGTGCAAACTTAAAAGCCTTGTAGTACCTATTTGTTTTGGTTAAAGGTTATGTTAGTGTATGTAATACTCCAGAGATAATGTTTTAATGAAAGGTTTATTTAGGGTAGATGAAGCTATAAGTTGATGTAGGTATCAAGAACAGTACTACAGGGAATTTGTTTGATGTAGGTATCAAGAACAGTAAGTACTACGGAGAaagactaaaaagagaaaaagagaagaaaagaaggtagATTTCTTACTGGGCTTAAATATCATTAGTGTTGTGTCTGTAGATATCAAACAAATACTGAATCTCCTATTTAAGAGATTGCTTTGATAGAGAGGACTAACCTGTAGATGGCTCTTCACTTCATCGTTGGTGAGCCCATCCACCTTCATCAGCTTCCGGATAAGTTTGGGTGTTGCAGCTGCAACCAAGCAAACCCACCTTCACAAGCAATCATCACCAGTAATCGGAGAAAGGAAAAGTATGAGGCTGCTATGAACCCACCATGACAGCCACCCAGCTGCTCAAGTGCATGCAAGAATCTCTTGTGCAGCTCTTCTGACCAGTACCGTTTCACCTTCCTTTCAGGCTGAgatctctccttcttcttcttcttcttcttcttcttcttcttctttcctccatCACCATTGCCTTCCTCTCCACTAGCAATTTCGGTATCTTGGCAAGCCAGTGATTCTGATGGAGCTATCTCTTCCTCTTTGTCTAGATATTGAGCATCTCCCCAAGTCTTCTTCGCTTTGATTGCTATCGGCTTCTGCGGATGAACCTATACAGCATTCGGAGAACGAATAACACAAGTACATAAAGCACTAGTTGAGATAATGACATGCTCTCACCGTCTTGGGGAGTGAGTCTTGCTCTTGTGCAACGAGCTGGGTGGATCTGATCCACTCCTGGTGATGGATGGTATCATCTTCCGAAGAAACGGATCTCGGTCTCAGAGGTATGAATTCCTTAACTGCAAGCTCATGGCTCAGCGTCTCAGCGCTAACCATCAGCTGCTTGTAGCTCTCGATCGCTGCAGCAGatcggaagaagcgatcgacCTCAATCTTCTAACAAGCTCAAAGAATAAACTCGGGGAGGAAGAAAACAAGAACCCCTTAACCAGATGCCGATCTCTTACTTTGGTTGATGAGATGCAGGCACAGAGGCAGCTCCCGGTGGAAGGCCTCCATCTTCCGACGCTCCTCATCGAGAGCAACGATCAGTTCACCGAACCTGCGCGCATACTCTATCCGATCCATCTCTTTCCAACGCAGCACGAGGAGGAGGAAGCAAGAGAAGCGAGGTCAAGATGAAAACAGAAAGGTTGCATGCCAAGGTCGGGGCGTGGCATAAGCCACCGACTCGTTAGGGTGCATCTCTACAGGTAGTAAAAGTCAGCACAGATGGTGGAGGGTGGTCGGGGACCGGGGgagagggggcgggggggggggggagagggagagagaagggaagag
The DNA window shown above is from Musa acuminata AAA Group cultivar baxijiao chromosome BXJ2-4, Cavendish_Baxijiao_AAA, whole genome shotgun sequence and carries:
- the LOC103980152 gene encoding AP2/ERF and B3 domain-containing transcription repressor RAV2-like gives rise to the protein MATSSIEEACEETREWPPVASKSLQRVGSGGSEVIDPEGCVEVEFRKLPSSKYKGVVSQPNGRWGAQIYEKHQRIWLGTFNEEAQAARAYDVAVQRFRGRDAVTNFKPLNDADDEDAAELFFLDSHTKHEIVDMLRKRTYHNELQQSKRSIGADNKKGIAGRSNAAVAGATDPLAGAQRQHLFDKAVTPSDVGKLNRLVIPKQNAEKYFPPQNTGGAASKGVLLSFEDGCGKEWRFRYSYWNSSHSYVLTRGWSRFVKEKRLEAGDVVTFQRSTGTDKQLFIDAKARSGVQVLRLFGVNIVRGPTAAIGEGGVDDNAVFCATGKKNRDHITELVSSQGMFKKQRTEAL
- the LOC135608903 gene encoding transcription factor NIGT1-like isoform X2 translates to MDRIEYARRFGELIVALDEERRKMEAFHRELPLCLHLINQTIESYKQLMVSAETLSHELAVKEFIPLRPRSVSSEDDTIHHQEWIRSTQLVAQEQDSLPKTKPIAIKAKKTWGDAQYLDKEEEIAPSESLACQDTEIASGEEGNGDGGKKKKKKKKKKKKERSQPERKVKRYWSEELHKRFLHALEQLGGCHAATPKLIRKLMKVDGLTNDEVKSHLQKYRLHARRSSPVAEISTSSNIQFVVVRGIWIPTPDCAILTSTDAAAHAAPVIGVSETGRYAHVSPLPSPLMILDRSYQQTDKHSEGRNPRE
- the LOC135608903 gene encoding transcription factor NIGT1-like isoform X1, with amino-acid sequence MDRIEYARRFGELIVALDEERRKMEAFHRELPLCLHLINQTIESYKQLMVSAETLSHELAVKEFIPLRPRSVSSEDDTIHHQEWIRSTQLVAQEQDSLPKTVHPQKPIAIKAKKTWGDAQYLDKEEEIAPSESLACQDTEIASGEEGNGDGGKKKKKKKKKKKKERSQPERKVKRYWSEELHKRFLHALEQLGGCHAATPKLIRKLMKVDGLTNDEVKSHLQKYRLHARRSSPVAEISTSSNIQFVVVRGIWIPTPDCAILTSTDAAAHAAPVIGVSETGRYAHVSPLPSPLMILDRSYQQTDKHSEGRNPRE
- the LOC135608903 gene encoding transcription factor NIGT1-like isoform X3 gives rise to the protein MDRIEYARRFGELIVALDEERRKMEAFHRELPLCLHLINQTIESYKQLMVSAETLSHELAVKEFIPLRPRSVSSEDDTIHHQEWIRSTQLVAQEQDSLPKTPIAIKAKKTWGDAQYLDKEEEIAPSESLACQDTEIASGEEGNGDGGKKKKKKKKKKKKERSQPERKVKRYWSEELHKRFLHALEQLGGCHAATPKLIRKLMKVDGLTNDEVKSHLQKYRLHARRSSPVAEISTSSNIQFVVVRGIWIPTPDCAILTSTDAAAHAAPVIGVSETGRYAHVSPLPSPLMILDRSYQQTDKHSEGRNPRE